A stretch of Carya illinoinensis cultivar Pawnee chromosome 14, C.illinoinensisPawnee_v1, whole genome shotgun sequence DNA encodes these proteins:
- the LOC122294300 gene encoding pentatricopeptide repeat-containing protein At1g02150-like, translating to MLLQSPIHQYNAYLSSSLCYSRPLPCRTPTLNLSTAANYRGVPITVTCSISKVHSYGTIDYERRPMVKWNALYKRISLMENPELGSASVLNQWEKEGRKLSKWELCRVVKELRKFKKHKQALEVYDWMNDRGERFRVSTSDAAIQLDLIAKVRGISGAEDYFLKLPDTLKDRRIYGALLNAYVKANMREQAESLLEKIRSKGYAVHSLPFNVMMTLYMNLKEYDKVDSMILEMKEKSVQLDIYSYNIWLSSCGSEGSAEKMEQVFEQMKLDRTINPNWTTFSTMATMYIKMGQSDKAEDCLKKAESRITGRDRMAYHYLISLYGNVGNKEEAYRVWTVYKTIFPTIPNLGYHAIISSLVRLRDVERAEKIYEEWLQVKSSYDPRIGNVLMGWYVREGDLDKAESFFNHMVDVGGKPNASTWETLVEGHIGEKRISEALSCWKEAFISKASRSWRPKPANVSAFFELCDVKDDKESKEVLVGLLRQSRYLENKEYASLIGLPPGDVIGNELSVGIDKTKVNNEGDEDENDGSEMLLNQFQGSV from the exons ATGCTTCTCCAATCGCCTATTCACCAGTACAACGCTTACCTCTCCTCATCCCTCTGCTACTCACGGCCGCTGCCATGCAGGACTCCCACTTTGAACCTCTCCACAGCTGCAAATTACCGGGGAGTGCCAATCACAGTCACCTGCTCAATCTCAAAAGTCCACAGCTATGGGACTATTGACTACGAGCGGAGACCCATGGTGAAATGGAACGCCCTATACAAGAGAATATCGTTGATGGAGAACCCTGAGTTGGGTTCTGCGAGCGTGCTGAACCAGTGGGAGAAAGAGGGCAGGAAACTCTCGAAATGGGAGCTTTGTAGGGTGGTCAAGGAGTTGAGGAAGTTCAAGAAGCACAAACAAGCTCTTgag GTATACGATTGGATGAACGACAGAGGAGAGAGGTTTAGAGTATCCACTAGTGATGCTGCAATTCAATTAGACCTCATTGCCAAGGTTCGTGGAATTTCTGGTGCTGAAGATTACTTTCTGAAGCTGCCTGATACTTTAAAGGACAGGAGAATATACGGAGCTCTTCTAAATGCGTATGTGAAGGCTAACATGAGAGAACAGGCAGAATCTTTACTTGAAAAAATTAGAAGTAAAGGTTATGCCGTACATTCACTTCCCTTCAATGTGATGATGACTCTCTATATGAACCTCAAGGAGTACGATAAAGTTGACTCAATGATTTTAGAAATGAAGGAGAAAAGCGTACAGCTGGATATATATTCCTATAATATCTGGTTATCATCTTGTGGATCAGAAGGATCTGCAGAAAAGATGGAACAAGTATTTGAACAGATGAAACTAGACAGAACTATTAATCCCAACTGGACCACATTCAGCACAATGGCTACCATGTACATTAAGATGGGGCAGTCTGATAAAGCTGAAGATTGCTTGAAGAAGGCGGAGAGTAGGATAACAGGTCGGGACCGAATGGCTTATCATTATCTAATAAGTCTTTATGGGAATGTTGGTAACAAAGAAGAGGCTTATCGGGTGTGGACAGTTTACAAAACAATTTTTCCAACTATCCCAAATTTGGGATACCATGCTATAATATCTTCTCTTGTTAGGCTACGTGATGTTGAAAGGGCAGAAAAAATATATGAGGAATGGTTGCAGGTGAAGTCATCTTATGACCCTAGGATAGGAAATGTTCTCATGGGTTGGTATGTTAGAGAAGGAGATTTGGATAAAGCCGAGAGTTTCTTCAACCATATGGTTGATGTTGGAGGAAAGCCAAATGCAAGTACATGGGAGACTCTTGTTGAGGGGCATATTGGAGAGAAGAGGATTTCTGAGGCTTTATCCTGCTGGAAAGAAGCTTTTATTTCTAAGGCATCAAGGAGTTGGAGGCCAAAGCCTGCCAATGTGTCTGCCTTCTTTGAGCTCTGtgatgtaaaagatgacaaggAGAGCAAGGAGGTGTTGGTTGGACTGTTGAGGCAATCAAGATATCTTGAGAACAAAGAATATGCATCACTAATTGGCCTACCTCCTGGTGATGTCATCGGTAATGAACTGTCAGTGGGGATTGATAAAACAAAGGTTAACAATGAGGGCGATGAGGACGAGAATGATGGGTCCGAAATGCTTCTCAACCAATTTCAGGGTAGTGTGTGA
- the LOC122294685 gene encoding cyclin-U4-1-like, with protein MADSENPNVMPKLITFLSSLLQKVSELNDLNRGFQPQTISVFHGLTPPTISIQSYLERIFKYANCSPSCFIVAYVYLDRFAQRQPSLPINSFNVHRLLITSVMVAAKFMDDMYYNNAYYAKVGGISTTEMNFLEVDFLFGLGFRLNVTPTTFHTYCSYLQREMLMQQPPLNPEAESSLNLGRSLKVHLCLINHDQNEVPSHHQNQQLAI; from the exons ATGGCGGATTCAGAGAAcccaaatgtcatgccaaagCTCATAacatttctctcttctcttctccaaAAAGTGTCTGAATTGAACGATCTCAACCGTGGATTCCAGCCCCAGACAATCTCAGTCTTCCATGGCCTGACTCCGCCTACCATCTCAATTCAAAGCTACCTAGAGCGAATCTTCAAGTATGCAAATTGTAGCCCTTCTTGTTTCATTGTTGCTTACGTTTATCTTGATCGCTTTGCTCAAAGGCAACCCTCTTTGCCTATCAATTCCTTCAACGTTCATCGCCTACTAATCACAAGTGTCATGGTGGCTGCAAAATTCATGGATGATAT GTACTACAACAATGCTTACTACGCAAAAGTTGGAGGAATCAGCACAACAGAAATGAACTTTCTTGAAGTCGATTTCCTGTTTGGTTTGGGGTTTCGATTGAATGTGACACCCACAACCTTCCATACCTATTGCTCATACCTTCAAAGAGAGATGTTAATGCAGCAGCCTCCTCTTAATCCAGAAGCTGAGTCTTCTCTAAATCTAGGAAGATCACTAAAAGTTCACTTGTGTTTGATCAATCATGATCAGAATGAAGTACCTTCCcatcatcaaaatcaacaacTAGCTATTTAA